From a region of the Athene noctua chromosome 14, bAthNoc1.hap1.1, whole genome shotgun sequence genome:
- the SLC25A22 gene encoding mitochondrial glutamate carrier 1 isoform X2 — MGLFLQFRKKLTLLREMLAGCGAGTCQVIVTTPMEMLKIQLQDAGRIAAQKKLMAAQAQLSSSSGAGAAEPAVERRPTATQITRELLRSKGIAGLYKGLGATLLRDVPFSIVYFPLFANLNKLGQKDPSVKAPFYVSFLSGCVAGSTAAVAVNPCDVIKTRLQSLQRGVNEDTYSGILDCTKKIWQKEGPMAFLKGAYCRALVIAPLFGIAQVVYFLGIAEFLLDMLPKHRA; from the exons ATGGGTCTCTTCCTCCAGTTCAG GAAAAAGCTGACACTACTGAGGGAGATGCTGGCAGGCTGCGGTGCGGGTACCTGCCAGGTGATTGTCACCACTCCCATGGAGATGCTCAAAATCCAGCTGCAGGATGCAGGGCGAATTG CGGCGCAGAAGAAGCTGATGGCAGCACAGGCccagctctcctcttcctctggggCGGGGGCGGCCGAGCCGGCGGTGGAAAGGCGCCCCACAGCAACACAGATAACGAGGGAGCTGCTGCGGAGCAAAGGCATCGCGGGACTCTACAAGGGCCTGGGAGCCACGCTGCTAAG GGATGTCCCGTTCTCCATTGTTTACTTCCCACTGTTTGCAAACCTGAACAAGCTGGGCCAGAAAGACCCCAGTGTAAAAGCTCCATTCTACGTGTCCTTCCTCTCTGGGTGCGTGGCTGGTAGTACGGCTGCGGTGGCTGTCAATCCTTGCGACG TGATCAAAACGCGGCTGCAGTCCTTGCAGAGAGGAGTGAACGAGGACACCTACTCAGGGATCCTGGACTGCACCAA GAAGATCTGGCAGAAGGAAGGGCCCATGGCCTTCCTGAAAGGGGCATACTGCCGAGCCCTGGTCATCGCTCCTCTCTTCGGCATCGCACAAGTCGTCTACTTCCTCGGCATCGCGGAGTTCCTGCTGGACATGCTCCCCAAGCACCGGGCCTAG